In one window of Episyrphus balteatus chromosome 3, idEpiBalt1.1, whole genome shotgun sequence DNA:
- the LOC129914995 gene encoding 5-hydroxytryptamine receptor 1D-like, whose amino-acid sequence MEEETIVERLEEEINITHPQAFEIQLKLYNLFIPILCSIIILVNLLIVLSSGLILRKRQQPRSTYIFLGNVALSDLLIGTTTLAVQYCPDELRSEMVCCISIGMTVCSTLVSVYSVGLIGIDRYLYILYGLHYQRYVSSQRAHGMVLATWLLAGVISFLPAFGLRNPTDNGKLCWFIVLVPPKLVLFTTSVGMIPLALIIVLYSIILKYALVRISYLHRASIGDQLTQVGGLRLFRGGSSSSKTSVGSLDAPNVIYLQEERQIQAQPRRSIFKCFQKTIKPKSSLPVYSANKWKAIKIVLLTTGAFFVTWVPFFVASMLYAMCGPYSDPDYCDSLRVAIANPLALLGLCNSVLNPIIYAWWHNGFRESVKKIVKGILGERFQTEDLNNVPRISQVTRSTTEVSLVQGTDGTDEFSNVVERNTSIRTQNENSNSI is encoded by the exons ATGGAAGAGGAAACCATAGTTGAACGTCTTGAAGAGGAAATTAATATAACTCACCCACAGGCATTTGAGATTCAATTAAAGTTATACAATCTCTTCATACCGATTTTATGTTCCATTATAATTCTTGTAAATCTTCTCATTGTCCTTTCAAGTGGACTTATTCTCCGCAAAA GACAACAACCTCGTAGCACTTATATATTTCTAGGAAATGTAGCCCTATCGGATTTATTAATTGGAACAACAACCCTTGCCGTTCAATACTGTCCCGATGAGCTGCGGAGTGAAATGGTTTGCTGTATAAGTATAG GTATGACGGTATGTTCGACCTTGGTGTCCGTTTATAGTGTTGGACTCAtaggaatcgatagatatttgtatattttgtatGGACTTCATTACCAGAGGTATGTTTCATCCCAACGGGCACATGGAATGGTTCTAGCAACGTGGCTTTTAGCCGGAGTTATCAGCTTTCTTCCTGCATTTGGACTGAGGAATCCAACGGATAATGGAAAACTCTGTTGGTTTATTGTGTTGGTTCCTCCGAAACTAGTACTTTTTACGACTTCTGTTGGAATGATCCCATTGGCCTTGATAATTGTGCTCTACAGCATCATTTTGAAGTACGCTTTGGTACGAATATCCTACCTTCATCGGGCCTCAATTGGAGACCAGTTAACACAAGTCGGTGGCTTAAGGCTTTTCCGTGGAGGATCGTCTTCTTCGAAAACATCAGTTGGATCTTTGGATGCTCCAAATGTTATCTACTTGCAAGAAGAAAGACAAATCCAAGCTCAACCTAGAAGATccatatttaaatgttttcaaaa AACAATTAAACCAAAATCAAGCCTGCCAGTTTACAGTGCAAACAAGTGGAAGGCCATTAAAATTGTTCTTCTAACAACAGGAGCCTTCTTTGTGACGTGGGTTCCATTCTTTGTTGCATCGATGCTATATGCAATGTGTGGACCCTATTCCGATCCTGATTATTGTGATAGCTTACGTGTAGCAATAGCTAATCCACTGGCCTTACTTGGATTATGTAATAGTGTCCTGAATCCTATAATTTATGCTTGGTGGCATAATGGATTTCGGGAATCGgtgaaaaaaatcgttaaaggGATTTTAGGTGAAAGATTTCAAACTGAAGACTTAAATAATGTTCCACGGATTAGTCAAGTAACAAGGAGCACAACAGAAGTGAGTTTAGTTCAGGGAACAGATGGAACTGACGAATTCTCGAATGTTGTAGAGAGAAATACATCAATAAGAACTCAAAATGAGAATTCAAAttccatttaa